The proteins below are encoded in one region of Hugenholtzia roseola DSM 9546:
- the leuS gene encoding leucine--tRNA ligase, whose translation MDYNPQEYEPKWQRYWQDSQVYRAEDASSQPKCYVLDMFPYPSGAGLHVGHPLGYIATDIFSRFKKLKGYNVLHPMGFDSFGLPAEQYAIETGQHPALTTAENIDTFKAQLAKIGFNYDWNREIRTSNPDYYRWTQWIFIQIFESYFDKKEQKAKPISQLIALFEKEGNANANAACNEDTPLFTAHEWQHFSEKEQSDRLMHYRLAYLADAYVNWCPALGMVLANDEVKDGLSERGGHPVERKLMKQWMMRITAYADRLLENLEDLQWSDALKEMQRNWIGKSYGCEIDFELQGGVKLTAFTTRIDTIYGVTYLALAPELEIISELTTAEQQQAVAQYVAYAKNRSERERQAEVKTVSGVFTGSYALNPFSGAKVPIWVADYVLSGYGTGVVMGVPASDERDFRFATHFNLPIVQVLDKTQVDENGNVVEAYSEKEGKMVNSAFLDGLEVKEAIQKAIEHAESQGVGKGKVNFRLRDAAFSRQRYWGEPMPIYYQEGIPKPLKEEELPLLLPTIDEYRPTADGQPPLARAKDWKYKGKYEYETTTMPGWAGSSWYFLRYQDPDNRREFAARSHTDYWNQVDLYVGGTEHAVGHLLYSRFWTQFLYDRGHIAFKEPFKRLVNQGMIQGKSSLIYRLKEENKYISADLVKNYTKEEKENLQQLHVWIELVENDTLNIAKYKKWRSEAAQAEFVFSKDGNFYCDSQVEKMSKRLHNVVNPDDIVRQYSADTLRLYEMFLGPLEFSKPWDTSGIEGVSKFLRKVWRLFYDRDTLLLTEEAPTEAELKVLHKTIKKIEDDIERLSFNTAVSGLMICVNELQDLKCHKRAILEPFLVLLSPLAPHLCEELWQNALGKKDSIVLAKFPTFEARYLVENQIEYPISINGKVRDKITLAADISAAEAEKIVLQSESVQKWLEGKSPKKFIFVPKRIINLVV comes from the coding sequence ATGGACTACAATCCGCAAGAGTACGAACCCAAATGGCAGCGTTATTGGCAGGATAGCCAAGTGTATCGCGCCGAAGATGCCAGCTCACAGCCCAAGTGTTACGTCTTGGATATGTTTCCCTACCCTTCGGGGGCAGGTCTGCACGTGGGACACCCCCTTGGCTATATCGCTACCGACATTTTTAGCCGCTTCAAAAAGCTCAAAGGCTACAACGTGCTACACCCCATGGGCTTCGATTCCTTCGGACTCCCCGCCGAACAGTACGCCATCGAAACAGGGCAACACCCCGCCCTAACCACTGCCGAAAACATCGATACCTTCAAAGCCCAATTAGCCAAAATCGGCTTCAACTATGATTGGAACAGAGAAATCCGCACCTCGAATCCCGACTATTACCGTTGGACACAGTGGATTTTTATACAAATTTTTGAGTCTTATTTTGATAAAAAAGAGCAAAAAGCAAAGCCCATCAGTCAGCTAATTGCCCTTTTCGAAAAGGAAGGCAACGCCAACGCCAATGCCGCCTGCAACGAAGATACACCTCTTTTTACTGCTCACGAGTGGCAGCATTTTTCCGAAAAAGAGCAATCGGATAGGCTTATGCACTACCGCTTGGCATATTTGGCTGATGCTTACGTCAATTGGTGTCCTGCCTTAGGTATGGTGCTTGCCAACGACGAAGTAAAAGACGGTCTTTCCGAGCGCGGCGGACACCCCGTAGAGCGCAAACTGATGAAGCAGTGGATGATGCGCATCACCGCCTACGCCGACCGCCTTTTAGAAAACCTCGAAGACTTACAATGGTCTGATGCCCTCAAAGAAATGCAGCGCAATTGGATAGGAAAATCCTACGGCTGTGAGATTGATTTTGAGCTACAAGGTGGGGTAAAACTCACTGCCTTTACCACACGCATCGATACGATTTACGGCGTTACGTATTTAGCCTTAGCTCCTGAATTAGAGATAATTAGCGAACTTACGACGGCAGAGCAGCAGCAGGCTGTTGCCCAATATGTGGCGTATGCTAAAAATAGGTCGGAAAGAGAGCGTCAGGCGGAGGTCAAGACCGTTTCGGGAGTCTTTACGGGTAGTTATGCGCTGAATCCTTTTTCGGGTGCAAAAGTGCCGATTTGGGTTGCCGATTACGTCTTGTCGGGCTATGGTACAGGCGTTGTGATGGGCGTTCCTGCCTCTGATGAGCGCGATTTTCGCTTCGCTACGCATTTCAATTTGCCGATTGTGCAGGTACTCGATAAGACGCAGGTAGATGAAAACGGCAATGTCGTAGAAGCCTATTCTGAAAAGGAAGGCAAGATGGTCAATTCTGCCTTTTTAGATGGTTTGGAAGTAAAGGAGGCGATACAAAAGGCAATAGAACACGCTGAAAGTCAGGGTGTTGGCAAAGGAAAGGTTAATTTCCGCTTGCGTGATGCCGCTTTTAGTCGCCAAAGATACTGGGGCGAACCTATGCCGATTTATTACCAAGAGGGTATTCCCAAGCCTTTGAAAGAGGAGGAGCTACCTTTGCTTTTGCCTACCATCGACGAGTACCGTCCCACAGCCGACGGACAGCCGCCCCTTGCACGCGCCAAAGATTGGAAATACAAGGGTAAATATGAGTACGAAACCACTACCATGCCCGGTTGGGCAGGCTCTTCGTGGTATTTCTTGCGCTATCAAGACCCCGACAACCGCCGCGAATTTGCAGCGCGTAGCCACACCGATTATTGGAATCAGGTGGATTTGTATGTAGGTGGCACTGAACACGCCGTAGGGCATTTGCTCTATTCGCGTTTCTGGACACAATTTTTGTACGATAGAGGGCATATTGCCTTTAAAGAACCCTTTAAAAGGTTAGTCAATCAGGGTATGATTCAAGGCAAGTCGAGCCTGATATACCGTTTGAAGGAAGAAAACAAGTATATTTCTGCCGATTTGGTAAAAAATTATACCAAAGAAGAGAAAGAAAATCTGCAACAGTTACACGTCTGGATTGAACTTGTAGAAAACGACACTTTGAACATTGCCAAGTATAAAAAATGGCGCAGCGAAGCCGCACAAGCCGAATTTGTGTTCTCGAAAGATGGCAATTTTTACTGCGATTCGCAGGTAGAAAAGATGTCGAAACGCCTACACAACGTTGTCAATCCCGACGACATCGTGCGCCAATACAGTGCCGATACGTTGCGTTTATATGAAATGTTTTTAGGTCCTTTGGAATTTTCAAAGCCTTGGGATACAAGCGGCATCGAGGGTGTGAGCAAGTTTTTGCGCAAGGTTTGGCGACTTTTCTACGACCGCGATACGCTTTTGCTCACCGAAGAAGCTCCCACCGAAGCCGAATTGAAGGTTTTGCACAAGACCATCAAAAAGATAGAAGACGACATCGAGCGGCTTTCTTTCAATACCGCAGTGAGCGGCTTGATGATTTGTGTCAATGAATTGCAGGATTTGAAATGCCACAAACGCGCTATCTTAGAACCGTTTTTGGTCTTGCTTTCGCCCCTTGCGCCACACCTTTGCGAGGAGCTATGGCAAAATGCTTTGGGCAAAAAAGATAGCATTGTATTGGCAAAATTTCCTACCTTCGAGGCACGTTATCTGGTTGAAAATCAGATAGAATACCCCATTTCTATCAATGGCAAAGTGCGCGATAAAATCACCCTTGCTGCCGACATCAGTGCTGCCGAAGCCGAAAAAATTGTACTACAATCTGAATCAGTACAGAAATGGTTAGAAGGGAAATCGCCTAAAAAGTTTATTTTTGTACCCAAAAGAATTATCAATTTAGTGGTCTAA
- the pruA gene encoding L-glutamate gamma-semialdehyde dehydrogenase, whose product MSNAIFRIPPPKNEPVLNYGAGSPERKALQEAIAAFRATLTDIPMYIGGQAVRTEQKVAIAPPHDHQNVIGYFHKGDKSHVEQAIRAALHAKAEWEDMAWEARAAIFLKAADLLAGPYRAKINAATVLAQSKNAYQAEIDSACELIDFLRFNAYYMQQIYSEQPISSPQIWNRLEHRPLEGFIFALTPFNFTAIAGNLPASPALMGNVVVWKPAFTQIFSAAVIMEVFQKAGLPAGVINLIYTEGVDTGEVIFNHADFAGIHFTGSTGVFQNIWKTIGNNIHKYKSYPRIVGETGGKDFVVAHHSADAKEVAVALVRGAFEYQGQKCSAASRAYLPDNLWAEIEKEMKAMLAEIKMGSPEEFGTFVNAVIDEKSFDKLAKYIDNAKKDANVEIIAGGNYDKSVGYFIEPTVLKVADPMYVTMCEELFGPVLTIYVYAADDYERVLELTDKTSPYALTGALFAKDRYALEYGIKKLRHAAGNFYINDKPTGAVVGQQPFGGSRASGTNDKAGSYLNLLRWVSPRAIKENFVPPTDYKYPFLEI is encoded by the coding sequence ATGTCTAACGCGATATTCCGAATCCCCCCCCCGAAGAATGAACCTGTTTTGAATTATGGGGCAGGCTCGCCCGAACGCAAGGCACTACAAGAAGCTATCGCCGCTTTTCGCGCTACCCTTACCGATATTCCCATGTACATTGGTGGGCAGGCAGTTAGAACAGAGCAAAAAGTAGCCATTGCGCCGCCTCACGACCATCAAAACGTTATCGGCTATTTTCACAAAGGCGACAAGAGCCACGTAGAGCAAGCCATTCGCGCCGCCCTGCATGCCAAAGCGGAATGGGAAGATATGGCTTGGGAAGCACGCGCCGCCATCTTTTTAAAAGCCGCCGACCTTTTAGCAGGTCCTTATCGCGCCAAAATCAATGCGGCAACGGTATTGGCACAGTCTAAAAATGCGTATCAAGCCGAAATAGACTCGGCTTGCGAATTGATAGACTTTTTGCGCTTCAATGCCTATTATATGCAGCAAATTTATAGCGAACAGCCTATCTCTTCGCCCCAGATTTGGAATCGTTTGGAGCATCGCCCCTTAGAAGGCTTTATCTTTGCACTTACGCCCTTCAATTTCACCGCCATTGCAGGCAATTTGCCCGCTTCACCTGCCCTGATGGGTAATGTAGTAGTTTGGAAACCTGCTTTCACCCAAATCTTTTCCGCTGCCGTCATCATGGAAGTTTTCCAAAAGGCAGGGCTGCCTGCGGGGGTTATCAACCTAATTTATACCGAAGGCGTAGATACAGGCGAGGTCATCTTCAACCATGCCGATTTTGCAGGGATACACTTTACAGGAAGTACAGGCGTTTTTCAGAATATATGGAAAACTATCGGCAATAATATTCACAAATACAAATCATACCCACGCATTGTAGGCGAAACAGGGGGCAAAGACTTTGTGGTTGCCCACCACAGCGCAGATGCCAAAGAAGTAGCCGTCGCCTTAGTGCGCGGAGCTTTTGAGTATCAGGGTCAGAAATGTTCAGCCGCCTCACGCGCCTATCTGCCTGATAACCTTTGGGCAGAGATTGAAAAGGAAATGAAAGCCATGCTTGCCGAAATCAAGATGGGGTCGCCCGAAGAATTTGGCACTTTTGTCAATGCCGTTATCGATGAAAAATCTTTTGACAAATTGGCAAAATACATAGACAATGCGAAAAAAGATGCAAATGTAGAAATTATTGCAGGCGGAAACTACGATAAATCTGTGGGCTATTTCATCGAGCCTACCGTCTTGAAGGTAGCCGACCCGATGTACGTAACCATGTGCGAGGAGCTTTTTGGTCCCGTGCTGACGATTTATGTCTATGCTGCGGACGACTATGAGCGCGTTTTGGAACTCACCGACAAGACCTCGCCCTACGCCCTAACGGGTGCGCTTTTCGCCAAAGACCGCTACGCCCTCGAATATGGCATCAAAAAATTGCGCCATGCAGCAGGCAATTTCTACATCAACGACAAGCCCACAGGAGCAGTAGTAGGGCAGCAACCTTTTGGGGGCAGTCGCGCTTCGGGTACAAACGACAAAGCAGGTTCGTATCTCAACCTACTCCGCTGGGTAAGCCCACGTGCCATCAAGGAAAATTTTGTGCCGCCTACCGATTACAAATATCCGTTTTTAGAGATTTAA
- a CDS encoding DUF4835 family protein — protein sequence MWAVSFFSLSAQELRWNVIINDGQVQTQDRQVVAQLKSTIETFLNTTVWTSDEFLEAERIDCTLLLTLDKKTTPEQGFFSGKGQIQYSRPIYGTNYQSPVLDYFDNFFEFSYRNGDQMNFVENAPSPPLPALLAYYAYLILALDYDTFSKLGGNPYYEKLQNLINNAQSLPTKGWTASSDVRSRYWLFENLNNPQYADFREGLYTYHRLALDKMGENPLAARSEILKLLKKFPNIARIQPNSILLQTFFNTKGEELIQIFMGAEPAIRQEAATVLLQLDPSNGNRYRQLTK from the coding sequence TTGTGGGCAGTTTCGTTTTTTAGCCTATCTGCCCAAGAGTTGCGTTGGAACGTCATCATCAACGACGGGCAGGTGCAGACCCAAGATAGGCAGGTGGTAGCACAACTCAAAAGCACCATCGAGACCTTTTTGAATACTACCGTCTGGACAAGCGACGAATTTTTGGAAGCCGAGCGCATCGATTGTACGCTGCTGCTCACCTTAGACAAAAAGACTACGCCCGAACAAGGTTTTTTTTCGGGAAAAGGGCAAATTCAGTATAGCCGCCCTATTTATGGTACAAATTACCAATCGCCTGTTTTAGATTATTTCGACAACTTTTTCGAGTTTAGCTATCGCAATGGCGACCAAATGAACTTTGTAGAAAATGCACCTTCACCGCCACTGCCTGCACTTTTGGCGTACTATGCGTATTTGATTTTGGCTCTCGATTACGACACTTTTTCGAAGTTGGGTGGCAATCCTTATTACGAAAAGTTGCAAAATCTTATCAATAATGCCCAAAGTTTGCCTACAAAAGGCTGGACAGCAAGCAGTGATGTGCGCTCGCGTTATTGGCTTTTCGAAAATCTAAATAACCCCCAATATGCAGATTTCAGAGAAGGGCTTTACACCTACCACCGCTTGGCATTGGATAAGATGGGCGAAAATCCGTTGGCAGCACGTAGCGAAATATTGAAATTGCTTAAAAAGTTTCCCAATATCGCCCGTATTCAGCCCAACTCTATTCTATTGCAGACCTTTTTCAATACCAAAGGCGAGGAATTGATACAAATTTTTATGGGTGCAGAGCCTGCCATTCGCCAAGAAGCGGCTACGGTTTTGCTGCAATTAGACCCCAGCAATGGCAACCGCTACCGCCAACTGACCAAGTAG
- a CDS encoding 3-hydroxybutyrate dehydrogenase, which translates to MAKTALITGSTRGIGLGIARAFAAAGYNVVFNGLEENGEEIAQGVGQEFGVGTLFSPANMLEGEQIRQMVAQAEEKFGGVDVLINNAGIQFVSPVEDFPEARWEMIIGINLTSAFHTSKAVWKGMKARGFGRIINIASAHGLRASEFKSAYVAAKHGVVGLTKVLALEGAPYGITANAICPGYVLTPLVEGQIKDQAKAHGISEEEVVQKIMLHKQPVKDFVSVELLANMALLIASESSKTLTGAALPIEGGWTAQ; encoded by the coding sequence ATGGCAAAAACAGCTCTCATCACAGGCAGCACACGTGGCATTGGCTTGGGTATCGCACGCGCATTTGCGGCGGCAGGCTATAATGTGGTCTTTAATGGTTTGGAGGAAAATGGCGAGGAAATTGCGCAAGGCGTGGGGCAGGAATTTGGGGTAGGTACGCTTTTTTCACCTGCTAATATGCTTGAAGGGGAGCAAATTCGCCAGATGGTGGCGCAGGCAGAGGAAAAATTTGGCGGTGTAGATGTGCTTATCAATAACGCAGGGATTCAGTTTGTTTCTCCTGTCGAGGATTTCCCCGAAGCGCGTTGGGAAATGATTATCGGCATCAATCTTACATCGGCATTTCATACCAGCAAAGCCGTTTGGAAGGGCATGAAGGCGCGTGGTTTTGGTAGGATTATCAACATTGCTTCGGCGCATGGGCTTCGTGCGTCCGAATTTAAGTCTGCTTATGTGGCTGCCAAACATGGCGTGGTGGGGCTTACAAAGGTCTTGGCTTTGGAAGGTGCGCCTTACGGCATTACGGCAAACGCCATCTGCCCTGGATATGTGCTTACGCCCCTTGTAGAAGGGCAGATTAAAGACCAAGCCAAAGCGCATGGCATTTCAGAAGAGGAAGTGGTACAAAAAATTATGCTCCACAAACAGCCCGTCAAAGACTTTGTTTCAGTGGAATTATTGGCAAATATGGCGTTGCTTATCGCTTCGGAAAGCTCTAAGACCCTCACAGGGGCAGCTCTGCCCATTGAAGGCGGCTGGACGGCGCAGTAG
- a CDS encoding DUF349 domain-containing protein: protein MTKNLNNLNPYGYVKDGKVFLKGYLDLPDREIGVVRETEEASIQYFVDRYDKFKEKLEVLESQLKETSNKGSYLMKLTHMRTHLHSYNALGDFVALLQQIESIENYIVDYIKDNRIKNKQIKEQLLMEAEELKESSDWEETTEKMREIKMRWIRTGSIGDNEEAFSERFDEAINHFFKRRKDFFERERQESDHRVDFYTKIIEELEHINRRLERVGEEEQKEMRARVITLQRDWKTVGQISKWKYLKLWKRYKREIDDFFNNKAMQEQGGRGFGKRQQPRPHKIFLQPTPTTPAGILKRKEDVCKFVEDINENFKPINLKDIKTLQAEWKQMGIIRDNESDKEYNHRFHSTCSEIFTHAFLEAQVKQTFEGYTEKTSFEQVKLKIKLLKDAIRDDETQLQEITRGVQTDSFGRPQFEMRNPAHEALKLSYMNTLNKIKTEKRILKRFQALLTNHYY from the coding sequence ATGACTAAAAATCTAAACAATCTCAATCCATACGGATACGTGAAAGACGGCAAAGTATTCTTGAAAGGCTACTTAGATTTGCCTGATAGAGAGATTGGCGTAGTTCGCGAAACAGAAGAAGCCAGTATCCAATACTTTGTAGACCGTTACGACAAGTTCAAAGAAAAATTAGAAGTTTTGGAAAGCCAACTCAAAGAAACGAGCAACAAAGGCTCTTATTTGATGAAGCTCACCCACATGCGCACACACCTACATAGCTACAATGCCTTAGGCGATTTCGTAGCCTTACTCCAGCAAATCGAGAGCATCGAGAACTACATTGTAGATTACATCAAAGACAATCGCATCAAGAACAAGCAAATTAAGGAGCAACTCTTGATGGAAGCCGAAGAACTCAAAGAGAGCAGCGATTGGGAAGAAACAACCGAGAAAATGCGTGAAATCAAGATGCGATGGATACGCACAGGAAGTATCGGTGACAATGAGGAAGCCTTTTCAGAACGCTTCGACGAGGCTATCAATCACTTCTTCAAACGCCGCAAAGACTTCTTCGAGCGCGAAAGGCAGGAATCTGACCACCGCGTAGATTTTTATACCAAGATTATTGAGGAGTTAGAACACATCAACCGCCGTCTGGAGCGTGTCGGCGAGGAGGAGCAGAAAGAAATGCGGGCGCGTGTCATTACCTTGCAGCGCGATTGGAAAACAGTAGGGCAAATTTCGAAGTGGAAATACCTCAAACTATGGAAGCGTTACAAGCGCGAAATAGACGACTTTTTCAATAACAAAGCCATGCAAGAGCAGGGCGGACGAGGTTTTGGCAAAAGGCAGCAACCGCGTCCCCACAAGATTTTCTTACAGCCCACGCCTACTACGCCTGCGGGTATTTTGAAGCGAAAAGAGGACGTTTGTAAGTTTGTCGAGGATATAAACGAAAACTTTAAGCCCATCAATCTCAAAGACATCAAGACCCTACAAGCCGAGTGGAAGCAAATGGGCATTATCCGCGACAATGAATCTGACAAGGAATACAACCACCGCTTTCATTCTACTTGCAGCGAAATCTTTACCCATGCCTTTTTGGAAGCGCAGGTAAAACAAACTTTCGAGGGCTATACCGAAAAGACGAGTTTTGAGCAGGTCAAACTCAAAATCAAACTCCTCAAAGATGCCATTCGCGACGACGAAACACAACTGCAAGAAATTACGCGCGGTGTCCAGACCGACTCTTTTGGCAGACCTCAATTCGAAATGCGCAATCCTGCCCATGAAGCCCTCAAACTTTCATACATGAACACGCTCAATAAAATCAAGACCGAAAAACGTATCTTGAAGCGTTTTCAAGCCTTACTCACCAATCACTATTATTAA
- a CDS encoding DUF2795 domain-containing protein produces MYWTLELASYLEDAPWPATKDELIDYATRTGAPMEVIENLQDLEDDGEPYESIEEIWPDYPTKEDFFFNEDEY; encoded by the coding sequence ATGTATTGGACTCTCGAACTTGCTTCTTATTTAGAAGATGCTCCCTGGCCTGCCACCAAAGATGAGCTTATCGATTACGCTACGCGCACAGGTGCGCCGATGGAAGTCATAGAAAACCTCCAAGATTTGGAAGATGATGGCGAGCCTTACGAAAGCATCGAGGAGATTTGGCCTGATTATCCCACCAAAGAGGATTTCTTTTTCAACGAAGATGAATACTAA
- the hemE gene encoding uroporphyrinogen decarboxylase: protein MSEQKNSTAISNKAATSLQNDLLLRAAKGEQVERPPVWVMRQAGRILPQYRAVRERLSGFIELVTTPELAAEVTLQPVDILGVDAAIIFSDILVVPEAMGLPYEMIEKRGPYFPNTIQTVEDLDKLPTQIDVADRLSYVFEAIALTKKALAGRVPLIGFAGAPFTIFAYMVEGKGSKTFDKAKKMLYTQPDLAHALLEKITQTTITYLRLQVEAGADLLQVFDSWAGLLSLEQYRIFSLPYLQKICQAIPQVPKTIFAKGAVAARQDIAHLDCQVVGLDWTMPIAESRALAGEKTLQGNLDPCALYASFAEVEKMTRQMLIEFGRQKHIANLGHGVYPDTEWEKVKCFIDTVKGF, encoded by the coding sequence ATGTCTGAACAAAAAAATTCTACTGCTATTTCCAATAAGGCTGCTACAAGCCTGCAAAACGACTTGCTCCTTCGTGCTGCCAAAGGCGAACAGGTAGAGCGTCCCCCCGTCTGGGTCATGCGACAGGCAGGGCGTATTTTGCCTCAATACCGCGCTGTGCGTGAGCGGCTTTCGGGTTTTATCGAGCTGGTTACTACGCCCGAATTAGCTGCCGAAGTTACTTTGCAGCCCGTTGATATTTTGGGCGTAGATGCGGCTATTATTTTTTCAGATATTTTGGTTGTCCCCGAAGCGATGGGGCTGCCCTATGAGATGATAGAAAAAAGGGGACCTTATTTTCCCAACACAATCCAAACGGTTGAAGATTTAGACAAACTCCCCACTCAAATAGACGTTGCCGACCGCCTAAGTTATGTCTTTGAAGCGATTGCGCTCACCAAAAAAGCCTTAGCAGGGCGCGTGCCGCTGATAGGTTTTGCAGGCGCACCCTTCACTATTTTTGCTTATATGGTAGAAGGCAAAGGCTCTAAAACTTTCGATAAAGCCAAAAAAATGCTTTATACGCAGCCCGATTTGGCACACGCGCTTTTAGAAAAAATCACCCAAACGACGATAACTTACCTCCGTTTGCAGGTAGAAGCAGGTGCAGATTTGTTACAAGTATTCGATTCTTGGGCAGGTTTGCTCTCTTTGGAGCAGTATCGCATTTTTAGCTTGCCTTATTTGCAAAAAATTTGTCAGGCAATTCCACAAGTCCCCAAGACGATTTTTGCCAAAGGCGCAGTGGCGGCGCGTCAGGACATTGCTCATTTAGATTGTCAGGTGGTGGGGCTGGATTGGACAATGCCCATTGCCGAATCGCGTGCCTTAGCAGGTGAAAAGACCTTACAAGGCAATTTAGACCCTTGTGCTTTGTATGCTTCCTTTGCCGAAGTAGAAAAAATGACGCGCCAGATGCTCATCGAATTTGGCAGGCAGAAACATATTGCCAACTTAGGGCATGGCGTGTATCCCGATACGGAATGGGAAAAGGTGAAATGTTTTATCGATACGGTCAAGGGTTTTTAA
- a CDS encoding phosphatidylserine decarboxylase family protein, giving the protein MTIHREGYPSLLITTLALAALIGAAHYFTENVWIHNIAIGIGLFFFLVVLQFFRNPTVVIEKNENQILAPADGKVVVIEEVEEPEYFKGKRKQVSIFMSPINVHVNRNPITGKVKFFKYHPGLYLVAWHPKASTDNERTTVVLQHRSGKELLMRQIAGALARRICWYVKEEQIVEQGQEFGFIKFGSRVDLFLPLDAKIEVDLQQVTKAGKTVIATW; this is encoded by the coding sequence ATGACTATTCACCGCGAAGGGTATCCCTCCTTATTGATAACCACCTTAGCTCTCGCCGCTCTCATTGGCGCAGCACACTACTTTACCGAAAACGTCTGGATTCACAATATCGCCATCGGAATAGGATTGTTCTTTTTCTTGGTTGTGTTGCAATTTTTCCGCAACCCAACTGTCGTGATAGAAAAAAATGAAAACCAAATCTTAGCTCCTGCCGACGGAAAAGTTGTCGTGATAGAGGAAGTAGAAGAGCCTGAATATTTCAAGGGCAAACGCAAACAGGTTTCAATTTTTATGTCGCCTATCAATGTGCATGTCAATCGCAACCCCATTACAGGAAAGGTAAAGTTTTTTAAATATCACCCCGGTCTTTACTTAGTCGCTTGGCATCCAAAGGCAAGCACCGACAACGAGCGCACCACTGTTGTATTGCAGCACCGCAGCGGAAAAGAACTACTGATGCGACAGATAGCAGGCGCACTTGCGCGTAGAATTTGTTGGTATGTAAAAGAGGAGCAAATTGTAGAGCAAGGACAAGAATTTGGCTTTATCAAATTCGGCTCACGTGTGGATTTGTTTCTTCCCTTAGATGCCAAAATTGAAGTTGATTTACAGCAAGTTACGAAGGCAGGAAAAACGGTTATCGCTACTTGGTAG